The following are encoded together in the Hydractinia symbiolongicarpus strain clone_291-10 chromosome 14, HSymV2.1, whole genome shotgun sequence genome:
- the LOC130625963 gene encoding uncharacterized protein LOC130625963, whose amino-acid sequence MAKYFDEFNTLLALLRHEFSFIGITETRFIKGSPPTFNYHIEGYQCLSTPTESSAGGSLLYISDQYNFIPRTDLDDIMYQSKYLESSFAEIILPNTTNLIVGSIYRHPCMSTNSFNRDFLKLLLNKVSIEKKQILLLGDFNKNLLKLNEDAELSAFIDILGCHLILPQILLPTRIAATSKTLIDNIFFSVTGQPSISGNLIHMISDHLPQFFILPEQLTNNSEKNIQYQNWSKFDEHNFILDYLDIDWGVEFNSPRPIDPNSCFDIFNSKIQKLVDRHVHQKANQNPTKTMDYFCHHKIHV is encoded by the coding sequence ATGGCTAAATACTTTGATGAATTTAACACCCTTTTGGCCCTTTTGAGACATGAGTTCTCTTTTATTGGTATTACTGAAACCCGCTTTATCAAAGGCTCACCACCAACTTTCAATTACCATATAGAAGGTTACCAGTGCTTATCCACCCCCACTGAATCCTCAGCAGGAGGGAGCTTGTTGTATATTTCTGACCAGTATAATTTCATTCCTCGTACAGACTTGGATGACATTATGTACCAATCTAAATACTTGGAATCAAGTTTTGCAGAGATAATCTTGCCTAACACAACCAACTTAATTGTCGGTAGCATTTATCGACATCCTTGTATGTCAACAAATTCCTTTAATCGTGATTTCTTAAAACTCTTGCTCAATAAAGTCAGCattgaaaagaaacaaatccTTCTACTGGGggatttcaataaaaatttgttaaaactcAATGAAGATGCAGAACTCTCTGCCTTCATTGATATACTCGGCTGCCACCTTATACTTCCCCAGATCTTATTACCAACAAGAATAGCAGCGACTTCCAAAACATtaattgataatatttttttctctgtcactGGTCAACCATCAATCTCTGGTAACCTTATTCACATGATCTCTGATCACCTGCCTCAATTCTTTATATTACCTGAACAATTGACTAACaactcagaaaaaaatattcaataccAAAACTGGTCCAAATTTGACGAACATAATTTCATTTTAGATTACCTGGATATTGACTGGGGTGTTGAGTTTAATAGTCCTAGACCAATTGACCCAAACAGctgttttgacatttttaattctaaaattcAAAAGCTTGTTGACAGACACGTTCACCAAAAGGCAAATCAAAACCCAACAAAAACCATGGATTACTTCTGCCATCATAAAATCCATGTCTAA